One part of the Humulus lupulus chromosome 9, drHumLupu1.1, whole genome shotgun sequence genome encodes these proteins:
- the LOC133802551 gene encoding uncharacterized protein LOC133802551 isoform X2 yields the protein MAVSPFSNVPKPQNYFTSSTITLPKKLLSCLYSHPQTQTQTHKLAINGPSELSGHVTISGSKNAALPILAATLCCSGTSKISNVPSLSDTRTMAFVLSSLGAKVEVFNDHLLVNTDGVRSFEPSSEEVGKIRGGFFVIGPLLARFGAAVVALPGGCEIGARPVDLYVRGFRALGAVAELRDGKVQAYAANGRGLVGGKFQLDYPSVGATETLLMAACLADGVTVLSNVAKEPEVVSLAHFLRSSGACIEGAGTNKIVIKGKSWLHGSECKISPDRIEAGSFMLAAAITRSRISISPVIPSDLLCLIEKLQGAGCTVRQLSHNKLEISALSTDGTNLKGFDIKTGPFPAFPTDLQPQTMALLTTCDGFSNVEECVFEKRMSHANELAKLGPRIQVCGSTALVFGKDRGRVGCNRYY from the exons ATGGCGGTCTCGCCATTCTCAAACGTACCAAAACCTCAAAACTACTTTACCAGTTCCACCATAACTCTTCCCAAAAAGCTCCTTTCTTGTCTCTACTCTCACCCTCAAACCCAAACCCAAACACACAAGCTCGCCATTAATGGCCCTTCTGAGCTCTCAGGCCATGTCACCATCAGTGGCTCCAAGAACGCTGCTTTACCGATTCTGGCAGCGACCCTTTGCTGCTCCGGCACTTCGAAGATCAGTAACGTGCCGAGTTTGTCTGATACTCGAACCATGGCTTTCGTTTTGAGCTCTCTTGGAGCTAAAGTTGAGGTTTTTAACGACCATCTGTTGGTTAACACTGATGGGGTTCGGTCGTTTGAGCCTAGCTCAGAAGAAGTTGGAAAAATTAGAGGTGGATTTTTCGTGATTGGGCCGTTGTTGGCTCGGTTCGGCGCTGCTGTGGTCGCATTGCCCGGTGGCTGTGAAATTGGAGCTCGCCCGGTTGATCTTTATGTTCGTGGGTTCAGGGCTCTTGGCGCTGTTGCCGAGTTgag GGATGGGAAGGTGCAGGCATATGCTGCAAATGGGAGAGGACTGGTTGGGGGCAAGTTCCAACTTGATTATCCCAGTGTTGGTGCAACCGAAACTCTTTTGATGGCTGCATGTTTAGCTGATGGAGTTACTGTACTTTCAAATGTTGCAAAA GAACCTGAGGTGGTTAGCCTTGCTCATTTTCTGAGGAGCAGTGGGGCTTGTATTGAAGGAGCTGGAACTAACAAGATTGTTATCAAAGGAAAGTCTTGGTTACATGGTTCTGAATGTAAAATCTCTCCTGATCGTATAGAAGCAGGCTCATTTATGCTCGCTGCTGCTATAACTCGCTCACGTATCTCTATTTCACCGGTCATTCCTTCTGATCTGTTATGTTTAATCGAAAAACTGCAGGGTGCTGGCTGTACAGTCAGACAATTGTCGCACAATAAGTTGGAa ATTTCGGCACTGTCCACAGATGGTACAAACTTGAAAGGTTTTGACATTAAGACAGGTCCATTTCCTGCATTTCCTACTGATCTCCAACCTCAAACAATGGCACTGCTCACTACTTGTGATGGCTTCAGTAATGTGGAGGAATGTGTTTTTGAAAAGCGCATGAGTCATG
- the LOC133802551 gene encoding uncharacterized protein LOC133802551 isoform X3 → MAVSPFSNVPKPQNYFTSSTITLPKKLLSCLYSHPQTQTQTHKLAINGPSELSGHVTISGSKNAALPILAATLCCSGTSKISNVPSLSDTRTMAFVLSSLGAKVEVFNDHLLVNTDGVRSFEPSSEEVGKIRGGFFVIGPLLARFGAAVVALPGGCEIGARPVDLYVRGFRALGAVAELRDGKVQAYAANGRGLVGGKFQLDYPSVGATETLLMAACLADGVTVLSNVAKEPEVVSLAHFLRSSGACIEGAGTNKIVIKGKSWLHGSECKISPDRIEAGSFMLAAAITRSRISISPVIPSDLLCLIEKLQGAGCTVRQLSHNKLEISALSTDGTNLKGFDIKTGPFPAFPTDLQPQTMALLTTCDGFSNVEECVFEKRMSHANELAKLGPRIQVCGSTALVFGKDRGR, encoded by the exons ATGGCGGTCTCGCCATTCTCAAACGTACCAAAACCTCAAAACTACTTTACCAGTTCCACCATAACTCTTCCCAAAAAGCTCCTTTCTTGTCTCTACTCTCACCCTCAAACCCAAACCCAAACACACAAGCTCGCCATTAATGGCCCTTCTGAGCTCTCAGGCCATGTCACCATCAGTGGCTCCAAGAACGCTGCTTTACCGATTCTGGCAGCGACCCTTTGCTGCTCCGGCACTTCGAAGATCAGTAACGTGCCGAGTTTGTCTGATACTCGAACCATGGCTTTCGTTTTGAGCTCTCTTGGAGCTAAAGTTGAGGTTTTTAACGACCATCTGTTGGTTAACACTGATGGGGTTCGGTCGTTTGAGCCTAGCTCAGAAGAAGTTGGAAAAATTAGAGGTGGATTTTTCGTGATTGGGCCGTTGTTGGCTCGGTTCGGCGCTGCTGTGGTCGCATTGCCCGGTGGCTGTGAAATTGGAGCTCGCCCGGTTGATCTTTATGTTCGTGGGTTCAGGGCTCTTGGCGCTGTTGCCGAGTTgag GGATGGGAAGGTGCAGGCATATGCTGCAAATGGGAGAGGACTGGTTGGGGGCAAGTTCCAACTTGATTATCCCAGTGTTGGTGCAACCGAAACTCTTTTGATGGCTGCATGTTTAGCTGATGGAGTTACTGTACTTTCAAATGTTGCAAAA GAACCTGAGGTGGTTAGCCTTGCTCATTTTCTGAGGAGCAGTGGGGCTTGTATTGAAGGAGCTGGAACTAACAAGATTGTTATCAAAGGAAAGTCTTGGTTACATGGTTCTGAATGTAAAATCTCTCCTGATCGTATAGAAGCAGGCTCATTTATGCTCGCTGCTGCTATAACTCGCTCACGTATCTCTATTTCACCGGTCATTCCTTCTGATCTGTTATGTTTAATCGAAAAACTGCAGGGTGCTGGCTGTACAGTCAGACAATTGTCGCACAATAAGTTGGAa ATTTCGGCACTGTCCACAGATGGTACAAACTTGAAAGGTTTTGACATTAAGACAGGTCCATTTCCTGCATTTCCTACTGATCTCCAACCTCAAACAATGGCACTGCTCACTACTTGTGATGGCTTCAGTAATGTGGAGGAATGTGTTTTTGAAAAGCGCATGAGTCATG